One part of the Candidatus Eisenbacteria bacterium genome encodes these proteins:
- a CDS encoding PD40 domain-containing protein yields the protein MPKLRFPAGRWRPILLAVCVPALLLGCSRGNRLAPFPVAAEIQRLSRGAADAPEGLPSWSSDGSKMYLPRHMSGGWRLCEVDVASGEVRALTDPPPGTLDVFPQRGPATGSSPNLVVFVRAHTGSAGYDSLMVVDVVTGESRTLQTRGSGVPAAFDNMDRPLWSSDGRRILFGGGPNGAEHLWVLTWPELVCVDVAGDFSAPRYTSVCKYAWGRVNPASEPGVFYKITYEAVSNGDTRIGVILLRSGCLERKLLNKTTLGASDCGTQIKTDYEFSPSFSPDGARVIFACNYVIAETDITVEAICPDSLSLLVRNVPRVVDLASSVRCNEFAAWSPDGNSLAIEAGAEGGSQLWLRRIADRNAVQLTAFPNGVGRYFAAWSPDGRTIAVMERVPVASKADSTTQRVTLVRGF from the coding sequence ATGCCCAAACTTCGATTCCCAGCGGGCCGCTGGCGGCCCATCCTGCTCGCCGTGTGCGTCCCGGCGCTGTTGCTCGGCTGCAGCCGGGGCAACCGCCTGGCCCCGTTCCCGGTGGCCGCGGAGATCCAGCGACTGAGCCGCGGCGCGGCCGACGCGCCCGAAGGGCTGCCGTCCTGGTCCTCGGACGGGTCGAAGATGTACCTCCCGCGCCACATGAGCGGCGGATGGCGGCTGTGCGAGGTGGACGTCGCCTCGGGAGAGGTCCGAGCACTCACCGATCCGCCCCCGGGCACCCTGGACGTGTTTCCGCAGCGCGGCCCGGCGACCGGCTCCAGCCCCAACCTGGTGGTCTTCGTCCGCGCCCACACGGGCTCCGCGGGATACGATTCGCTGATGGTCGTGGACGTGGTGACGGGCGAGTCGCGCACCCTGCAGACCCGCGGCTCCGGAGTGCCGGCGGCCTTCGACAACATGGATCGCCCGCTGTGGTCCTCCGACGGGAGGCGCATCCTCTTCGGGGGCGGCCCCAACGGCGCCGAGCACCTGTGGGTGCTCACGTGGCCGGAACTGGTCTGCGTGGATGTGGCCGGCGACTTCTCCGCCCCGCGCTACACCTCGGTGTGCAAGTACGCGTGGGGCCGCGTGAATCCCGCCAGCGAGCCGGGCGTGTTCTACAAGATCACCTACGAGGCGGTCTCCAACGGGGACACACGCATCGGCGTGATCCTGCTGCGCAGCGGGTGCCTGGAACGCAAGCTGCTCAACAAGACCACCCTGGGCGCTTCCGACTGCGGCACGCAGATCAAGACCGACTACGAATTCTCACCGTCCTTCTCGCCCGACGGCGCGCGCGTGATCTTCGCCTGCAACTACGTGATCGCGGAGACGGATATCACTGTCGAGGCGATCTGCCCCGACTCCCTGTCCCTGCTGGTGCGAAACGTGCCGCGCGTCGTGGACCTGGCGTCCAGCGTGCGCTGCAACGAATTCGCCGCGTGGTCGCCCGACGGCAATTCCCTGGCGATCGAGGCCGGCGCCGAGGGCGGCAGCCAGTTGTGGCTGCGGCGCATCGCGGACCGCAACGCGGTTCAGCTCACGGCGTTCCCGAACGGCGTGGGGAGGTACTTCGCGGCCTGGTCCCCGGACGGCCGGACCATCGCGGTGATGGAGCGCGTGCCGGTGGCTTCCAAGGCCGACTCCACCACGCAGCGGGTGACGCTGGTGAGGGGATTCTGA
- a CDS encoding (2Fe-2S)-binding protein, which translates to MKIRVHVNGAWREANAPPMKRLLDCLREDLGLTGSKEGCGEGECGACTVLLDGQAVNSCLVPACQADGAHVITVEGLARGGRLSRLQEAFLQGGAQCGICTPGMLMSSVALLRSPGVPSEAKVREALAGNLCRCTGYVKIVEAVRDAARKPGVKRPSAKKLAPGKVARKKPAAKKAAARKAAARKAAARKAAAKKAAAKKAAAKKNATRKAARGRAVTGAAKRSRRA; encoded by the coding sequence GTGAAGATCCGCGTGCATGTGAACGGTGCGTGGCGCGAAGCCAACGCCCCGCCGATGAAGCGGCTGCTGGACTGCCTGCGCGAGGACCTGGGGTTGACCGGCAGCAAGGAGGGTTGCGGCGAGGGCGAGTGCGGCGCGTGCACCGTGCTGCTCGACGGCCAGGCGGTGAACTCCTGCCTGGTACCCGCGTGCCAGGCGGATGGGGCGCACGTGATCACGGTGGAAGGGCTGGCCCGCGGGGGCCGCCTGAGCCGGCTGCAGGAGGCGTTCCTCCAGGGCGGCGCGCAGTGCGGCATCTGCACTCCCGGCATGCTCATGAGCTCCGTGGCGCTGTTGCGCTCGCCGGGCGTGCCCAGCGAGGCGAAGGTGCGCGAGGCGCTGGCCGGCAACCTGTGCCGCTGCACCGGGTACGTGAAGATCGTGGAGGCGGTGCGCGACGCGGCGCGGAAGCCGGGGGTGAAGAGACCTTCGGCCAAGAAGCTCGCGCCAGGAAAGGTGGCCAGGAAGAAGCCCGCGGCGAAGAAGGCGGCGGCGAGGAAGGCGGCGGCGAGAAAGGCGGCGGCGAGAAAGGCGGCGGCGAAGAAGGCGGCGGCGAAGAAGGCGGCGGCGAAGAAGAACGCCACGCGCAAGGCCGCGCGCGGGAGAGCCGTGACCGGCGCCGCGAAGCGGAGCCGCCGTGCGTAG
- the xdhC gene encoding xanthine dehydrogenase accessory protein XdhC, translated as MDRIWNLLPRLEAPAVLATVVRVTGSAPRGPGSRMLVFAVGRIEGSLGGGRLELKVCAEARTLLAEGTPHVHRTYRLNPAEDQCCGGEVEVFMERIAPRPHVVMFGAGHVGQAVARALAPLPFRVTVIDDREEYAAPGRFPGGVEVICADPLTALGSLHTTAEASYALVFTHSHKLDIHIVSVLVARPLRYLGMIGSRTKWSRFRAALLERGVQEADLARITSPIGIGVGGKEPEEIAVSVVAQLLAVRDGLRVEVASLAGMPRPEEAGDLTHPRGA; from the coding sequence ATGGATCGCATCTGGAACCTCCTGCCCCGGCTCGAAGCGCCCGCGGTGCTGGCCACCGTGGTGCGCGTGACCGGTTCCGCCCCGCGCGGACCCGGCTCGCGCATGTTGGTGTTCGCCGTGGGGCGCATCGAAGGCAGCCTGGGCGGGGGACGCCTGGAGCTCAAGGTGTGCGCCGAGGCCCGGACGTTGCTCGCGGAGGGCACGCCGCACGTCCACCGCACCTACCGATTGAATCCCGCCGAGGACCAGTGCTGTGGCGGCGAGGTGGAGGTGTTCATGGAACGCATCGCCCCACGGCCCCACGTGGTGATGTTCGGAGCGGGGCACGTGGGCCAGGCGGTGGCCCGCGCGCTGGCCCCCCTGCCCTTCCGGGTCACGGTCATTGACGACCGCGAGGAGTACGCCGCGCCCGGGCGTTTCCCCGGGGGCGTGGAAGTGATCTGTGCGGACCCGCTCACCGCCCTGGGAAGCCTGCACACCACCGCGGAGGCCTCCTACGCCCTGGTGTTCACCCACAGCCACAAGCTCGACATCCACATCGTGAGCGTGCTGGTGGCCCGCCCGCTGCGCTACCTGGGCATGATCGGCAGCCGCACCAAGTGGTCGCGCTTCCGCGCGGCGCTGCTGGAGCGCGGCGTACAGGAAGCCGACCTGGCCCGGATCACTTCCCCGATCGGGATCGGCGTGGGCGGCAAGGAGCCCGAGGAGATCGCGGTTTCCGTGGTGGCGCAACTGCTGGCGGTGCGCGACGGGCTGCGCGTGGAAGTGGCCTCCCTGGCGGGAATGCCGCGCCCCGAGGAGGCCGGAGACCTGACCCACCCACGAGGAGCCTGA
- a CDS encoding peptidylprolyl isomerase, with the protein MKKPIRITLLAALALAVAMPAAALAGEGAQTQPAAGAKSAPATAKLKAKVKGTIPVKPAQPPSHIQVQHILIGFKGSVPGKPITRTLEEAKKLAYDILQRARDGEDYDKLVAKYTDDQAPGVYGMSNNGVAPAQGEYPRNGMVPAFGNVGFELSVGNIGIADYDKANSPFGFHIVKRVK; encoded by the coding sequence ATGAAGAAGCCAATCCGCATCACGCTGCTCGCCGCGCTGGCCCTGGCCGTGGCGATGCCCGCCGCCGCGCTCGCCGGGGAAGGCGCGCAGACTCAGCCCGCGGCCGGCGCGAAGTCCGCGCCCGCGACTGCCAAGTTGAAGGCCAAGGTGAAGGGGACCATCCCGGTGAAGCCAGCCCAGCCGCCCTCGCACATCCAGGTGCAGCACATCCTGATCGGTTTCAAGGGCAGCGTGCCCGGCAAGCCCATCACCCGCACGCTGGAAGAGGCGAAGAAGCTCGCCTACGACATCCTGCAGCGCGCCCGCGACGGCGAGGACTACGACAAGCTGGTCGCGAAGTACACCGACGACCAGGCGCCGGGCGTCTACGGGATGAGCAACAACGGCGTGGCGCCGGCCCAGGGGGAGTACCCGCGCAACGGCATGGTCCCGGCGTTCGGCAACGTGGGCTTCGAGCTCAGCGTCGGCAACATCGGCATCGCCGACTACGACAAGGCCAACAGCCCGTTCGGCTTCCACATCGTCAAGCGGGTAAAGTAG
- a CDS encoding molybdenum cofactor biosynthesis protein MoaE, with protein MIRITHLPLDAAEATRAVYDPAHGAVVVFEGRTREWNRERRVVRLEYELYPEMVERELERIEGELLENHRVGRVAFLVRSGAVPVGEVSVVVAVGAAHRADAFAACRAGIDELKRRAPIWKKEIFEDGQEWVENPLENG; from the coding sequence GTGATCCGCATCACGCACCTGCCGCTGGACGCGGCCGAGGCCACGCGGGCGGTGTACGACCCGGCCCACGGGGCCGTGGTGGTGTTCGAGGGCCGCACCCGGGAATGGAACCGGGAACGGCGCGTGGTGCGGCTGGAGTACGAGTTGTACCCCGAGATGGTGGAGCGGGAGCTGGAGCGCATCGAGGGGGAGCTGCTGGAGAATCACCGCGTGGGTCGCGTGGCGTTCCTGGTCCGGAGCGGCGCGGTCCCGGTGGGTGAGGTCAGCGTGGTGGTGGCGGTGGGCGCGGCGCACCGCGCGGACGCCTTCGCGGCATGCCGCGCGGGGATCGACGAGCTGAAGCGTCGCGCCCCCATCTGGAAGAAGGAGATCTTCGAAGATGGACAGGAATGGGTGGAGAATCCGCTGGAGAACGGCTAG
- a CDS encoding nucleotidyltransferase family protein, with amino-acid sequence MEAALVVLAAGEGRRAGGPKAWKLVRGRPWLAHQLEALSELRLASIVAVLGEPPPETPRGLLAGLRWAINLRPELGPFSSLQIGLSESPPDMPVFVLPVDVPVPGLPVFEALCGAFHAAWKRRVVPAAGAAAGRRTGSPLLAAVPLFKGRGGHPVLLAAEACGELLRMDVASPGARLDVWLRSQGPRITRLETGDERVVTNLNTAKDFGMA; translated from the coding sequence ATGGAAGCCGCGCTGGTGGTGCTGGCCGCCGGCGAAGGCCGGCGGGCCGGCGGGCCGAAAGCCTGGAAGCTGGTGCGCGGGCGTCCGTGGCTGGCCCACCAGCTCGAGGCGCTGTCGGAGCTCCGGCTGGCGTCCATCGTCGCGGTGCTGGGCGAGCCTCCGCCCGAAACGCCCCGTGGTCTGCTGGCCGGCCTGCGCTGGGCCATCAACCTGCGCCCCGAACTGGGGCCCTTCTCTTCCCTGCAGATCGGCCTTTCCGAGAGCCCTCCCGACATGCCCGTGTTCGTGCTCCCGGTGGACGTGCCGGTTCCCGGCCTTCCGGTATTCGAGGCGCTGTGCGGGGCGTTTCACGCCGCGTGGAAGAGGCGGGTGGTACCCGCCGCCGGCGCCGCCGCCGGACGCCGGACGGGCTCCCCCCTGCTGGCCGCGGTGCCGCTCTTCAAGGGCCGGGGCGGGCACCCGGTGCTGCTGGCCGCCGAGGCGTGCGGGGAACTGCTGCGGATGGACGTCGCCTCGCCGGGGGCCCGGCTGGACGTGTGGCTGCGCTCGCAGGGCCCGCGAATCACGCGCCTGGAGACAGGCGACGAGAGGGTGGTGACGAACCTGAACACGGCGAAGGACTTCGGGATGGCCTGA
- a CDS encoding bifunctional molybdenum cofactor biosynthesis protein MoaC/MoaB: MINTANKPESLRTARARATVLAGAAARRALAEGSVPKGNVLELARAAGILAAKRTPELIPLCHPLPLDQVTVDFELTERGVEVTSTVVVTARTGVEMEALTAVSVAALTIYDMLKPLDKELEITGVKLVEKRGGKSDFKSAGADVTAAVIVVSDRVSQGKMQDETGAALRACLDGRGVRVTHTRVVPDEAAQIAAAVRESAARGCSLVLTAGGTGLGPRDVTVEAVRPLLEREAPGIPEAMRAHGTRRHPYAMLSRGVVGLVGTSLVVTLPGSPRGAVESLEPVFPALLHALAIAGGAGH, from the coding sequence GTGATCAACACCGCGAACAAGCCCGAGTCGCTGCGCACCGCGCGGGCGCGGGCCACCGTGCTGGCCGGCGCCGCGGCGCGACGCGCCCTGGCCGAGGGCAGCGTGCCCAAGGGCAACGTGCTGGAGCTGGCGCGCGCCGCCGGCATCCTGGCGGCCAAGCGCACGCCGGAGCTGATCCCGCTGTGCCACCCGCTGCCCCTGGACCAGGTCACGGTGGACTTCGAGCTCACCGAGCGCGGGGTGGAGGTGACCTCCACGGTGGTCGTGACCGCCCGCACCGGCGTGGAGATGGAGGCGCTCACCGCCGTGTCGGTGGCCGCGCTCACCATCTACGACATGCTCAAGCCGCTGGACAAGGAGCTGGAGATCACCGGCGTGAAGCTGGTGGAGAAGCGCGGCGGCAAGAGCGACTTCAAGTCCGCGGGGGCGGACGTCACCGCCGCGGTGATCGTGGTCAGTGACCGCGTAAGCCAGGGGAAGATGCAGGACGAGACCGGCGCGGCGCTGCGCGCGTGCCTGGACGGCCGCGGGGTGCGCGTGACGCACACCCGGGTGGTGCCTGACGAGGCCGCGCAGATCGCCGCCGCGGTGCGCGAGAGCGCCGCCCGCGGCTGCTCCCTGGTGCTGACCGCCGGCGGGACCGGGCTCGGGCCGCGCGACGTGACGGTGGAGGCGGTGCGGCCGCTGCTGGAGCGCGAGGCGCCGGGCATCCCGGAGGCCATGCGCGCGCACGGTACGCGGCGCCACCCTTACGCGATGCTCTCGCGCGGGGTGGTGGGACTGGTGGGGACCAGCCTGGTGGTCACTCTCCCGGGCTCGCCGCGGGGCGCGGTGGAGTCCCTCGAACCGGTGTTCCCGGCGCTGCTGCATGCGCTGGCGATCGCCGGCGGCGCGGGGCACTGA
- a CDS encoding xanthine dehydrogenase family protein, producing MRRHRSGPGRPAVGANIPRKEGPGKVTGSALYVDDIVMPGMLHGATVRSTVAAGRILGIEFDPAFDWSDVTVVTHRDIPGRNVVALIEDDQPVLAADEVRHAEEPVLLLACADRERLLAAVRAVTIRCQPLDPVLTIEDSLAAGRVIREPGNVFKKFLIQCGDVDRAMAKAHRVVERTYRVGHQEHVYIENNGVIAYLEQNGGVVVRGSLQCPYYVHRALTGIMGLPEKRVRVVQTVTGGGFGGKEEYPSMIAAHAALLARKSGRPVKLVYDRAEDMAATTKRHPAIVRHRTAVAADGTLLAQDIDVVMDAGAYLTLSPVVLSRGTLHAAGPYRCPNVRIRSRAVATNTPPNGAFRGFGAPQTLFAAELQMDHIAEVLGLDPVALRRHNMYRVGDGMPTTQVLRESVGAAEVLDLALRESGYARRRKAAEAHNRKARARTSGPRRTRGVGLSLVMHGGGFTGSGEAKLASVAAVELGPDGRPNVLAASTDIGQGAITVFAQLAADALHVSPDIVDVAQPDTSAVPNSGPTVASRTTMVVGKLVAEAAAGIRDRLWAYDPKGWKDDAGYLRVARRFVAEHRGLREDRAYRQPAGLRWDDDTYTGDAYGCFSWACNVVEVEVDLDTGEVRPIEVVAAVDIGKAVHPRLAEGQVEGGITQALGWALLEEVRTRDGRMINNQLTNYIIPTTVDTPPIRTLLVEAPYSQGPWGAKGLGELPMDGPAPAVVAALRQATGAWFDEIPVTPERVLAALERQAEEVGA from the coding sequence ATGCGCCGTCACCGCAGCGGGCCGGGCCGCCCCGCCGTGGGCGCGAACATTCCGCGCAAGGAAGGCCCGGGGAAGGTCACCGGCTCCGCGCTGTACGTGGACGACATCGTCATGCCGGGCATGCTGCACGGCGCCACGGTCCGCTCCACCGTTGCCGCAGGCCGTATCCTGGGCATCGAGTTCGATCCCGCCTTTGACTGGTCCGATGTGACCGTCGTCACCCACCGCGACATCCCCGGTCGAAATGTCGTCGCACTCATCGAGGACGACCAGCCGGTGCTGGCCGCCGACGAGGTGCGTCACGCCGAGGAGCCGGTGCTGCTGCTGGCCTGCGCCGACCGCGAGAGGCTGCTGGCTGCAGTTCGCGCGGTCACGATCCGCTGCCAGCCGCTCGATCCGGTGCTCACCATCGAGGATTCCCTGGCGGCGGGCCGCGTGATCCGCGAGCCGGGCAATGTGTTCAAAAAGTTCCTGATCCAGTGCGGGGACGTGGACCGCGCGATGGCGAAGGCCCACCGCGTGGTCGAGCGCACCTACCGCGTGGGACACCAGGAGCACGTCTACATCGAGAACAACGGCGTCATCGCCTACCTGGAGCAGAATGGCGGCGTGGTGGTGCGGGGCTCGCTGCAGTGCCCGTACTACGTGCACCGCGCCCTCACCGGGATCATGGGCCTGCCGGAGAAGCGCGTGCGGGTGGTGCAGACCGTGACCGGCGGAGGCTTCGGCGGCAAGGAGGAGTACCCCTCGATGATCGCCGCGCACGCGGCGCTGCTGGCGCGCAAGTCCGGCCGCCCGGTGAAGCTGGTCTACGACCGCGCCGAGGACATGGCCGCCACCACCAAGCGCCATCCCGCCATCGTCCGCCACCGCACCGCGGTGGCCGCCGACGGCACGCTGCTGGCGCAGGACATCGACGTGGTGATGGACGCCGGCGCGTACCTGACGCTTTCCCCGGTGGTGCTCTCGCGCGGCACGCTGCACGCCGCGGGACCGTACCGCTGCCCCAACGTGCGCATCCGCTCGCGCGCCGTGGCCACCAACACCCCGCCCAACGGCGCCTTCCGCGGGTTCGGCGCGCCGCAGACGCTGTTCGCGGCCGAGCTGCAGATGGATCACATCGCCGAGGTCCTGGGGCTGGACCCGGTGGCGCTCCGCCGTCACAACATGTACCGCGTGGGCGACGGGATGCCCACCACCCAGGTGTTGCGCGAGAGCGTGGGCGCCGCGGAGGTGCTGGACCTCGCGCTGCGCGAGTCCGGCTACGCGCGCCGCCGCAAGGCCGCCGAGGCGCACAATCGCAAGGCCCGCGCCCGGACCTCCGGGCCGCGCCGCACGCGCGGTGTGGGGCTGTCGCTGGTGATGCACGGCGGGGGGTTCACCGGCAGCGGGGAAGCCAAGCTGGCCTCCGTCGCGGCGGTGGAACTGGGCCCCGACGGCCGGCCCAACGTGCTGGCGGCGAGCACCGACATCGGCCAGGGCGCCATCACCGTCTTCGCGCAGCTGGCTGCCGACGCGCTGCACGTGAGCCCCGACATCGTGGACGTGGCGCAGCCCGACACCTCCGCGGTGCCCAACAGCGGTCCCACGGTGGCCTCGCGCACCACGATGGTGGTGGGAAAGCTGGTGGCCGAGGCCGCCGCGGGCATCCGCGACCGGCTGTGGGCCTACGACCCGAAGGGCTGGAAGGACGACGCCGGCTACCTGCGGGTGGCGCGCCGCTTCGTGGCGGAGCACCGCGGGCTTCGCGAGGACCGCGCCTACCGCCAGCCCGCCGGCCTGCGCTGGGACGACGACACCTACACCGGCGACGCCTACGGCTGCTTCTCGTGGGCCTGCAACGTGGTCGAAGTGGAGGTGGACCTCGACACCGGCGAGGTCCGGCCCATCGAGGTGGTGGCTGCCGTGGACATCGGCAAGGCGGTGCACCCGCGGCTCGCGGAGGGTCAGGTTGAGGGCGGCATCACCCAGGCGCTGGGCTGGGCGCTGCTCGAGGAAGTTCGGACCCGGGACGGGCGGATGATCAACAATCAGCTCACCAATTACATCATTCCGACCACGGTGGACACCCCGCCCATCCGCACGCTGCTGGTGGAGGCGCCGTACTCGCAGGGGCCCTGGGGCGCGAAGGGGCTCGGGGAACTGCCCATGGATGGCCCGGCTCCCGCGGTGGTCGCCGCGCTGCGACAGGCCACGGGCGCGTGGTTCGACGAGATCCCGGTCACGCCCGAGCGGGTGCTCGCGGCGCTGGAGCGGCAGGCGGAGGAGGTGGGGGCGTGA
- a CDS encoding MoaD/ThiS family protein has product MNIRVLCFAGLRERLGRSDFPKEVPAGSTPRSVLLGLLGDADAARAAGVAYAVNLQHVAADHELREGDQVAFLPPVSGG; this is encoded by the coding sequence GTGAACATCCGCGTACTGTGCTTCGCGGGCCTGCGCGAACGGCTGGGGCGCTCGGACTTCCCGAAGGAGGTGCCCGCGGGGAGCACGCCGCGCTCGGTGCTGTTGGGCCTGCTCGGGGACGCGGACGCCGCCCGCGCCGCGGGCGTGGCGTACGCGGTGAACCTCCAGCATGTTGCGGCCGATCACGAGCTGCGCGAGGGCGACCAGGTGGCGTTTCTCCCGCCGGTGAGCGGGGGATAG
- a CDS encoding xanthine dehydrogenase family protein subunit M, which translates to MRSALSKLDVARARNLAEAISWMEMGVRLGRPWTPLAGGTDLFVYLNAGTQPDARFLDLWLLQELRGQRKGREGLRLGALETFTRLRQSPQVRRSYPALAAAASVVGAIQIQNRGTLGGNLANASPAGDSPPVLLALGASVRLAGPRGTRDVPMDGFFTGYRATVREPDELIHSVLLPPPPRGARQFFRKVGTRQAQSISKVVLASEMVLARGRIAGARVALGSVAPTVIRSPGAEEVLTGEKPTPAVAREAARRLAAALRPIDDVRSTAAYRRSVAARLLELAVAELT; encoded by the coding sequence GTGCGTAGCGCGCTCTCGAAGCTCGACGTCGCCCGCGCGCGAAACCTGGCCGAGGCCATCTCGTGGATGGAGATGGGGGTGCGGCTGGGCCGCCCGTGGACGCCGCTCGCCGGCGGAACCGACCTCTTTGTCTACCTGAATGCCGGAACCCAGCCCGACGCGCGCTTCCTGGACCTGTGGCTGCTCCAGGAACTGCGCGGACAGCGCAAGGGACGCGAAGGGCTGCGCCTGGGCGCGCTGGAGACCTTCACCCGCCTGCGGCAGTCGCCGCAGGTGCGGCGGAGCTACCCCGCGCTGGCCGCGGCGGCCTCGGTGGTGGGAGCCATCCAGATCCAGAATCGCGGCACGCTGGGCGGGAACCTCGCCAACGCGTCCCCCGCGGGAGATTCGCCGCCGGTGCTGCTGGCGCTGGGCGCCTCGGTGCGGCTGGCGGGCCCGCGGGGCACGCGCGACGTGCCGATGGACGGGTTCTTCACCGGCTACCGGGCCACGGTGCGCGAGCCGGACGAACTGATCCACTCGGTGCTGCTGCCGCCGCCGCCGCGCGGCGCGCGCCAGTTCTTCCGCAAGGTGGGCACGCGGCAGGCGCAGTCCATCTCCAAGGTGGTGCTGGCGAGCGAGATGGTGCTGGCGCGAGGCCGCATCGCAGGGGCGCGCGTGGCCCTGGGCAGCGTGGCGCCGACGGTGATCCGCTCCCCCGGGGCGGAAGAGGTGCTCACGGGAGAGAAGCCCACCCCCGCCGTGGCCCGCGAGGCCGCGCGCCGGCTGGCGGCCGCCCTGCGCCCCATCGATGACGTGCGCTCCACGGCCGCGTATCGGCGAAGCGTGGCCGCCAGGCTGCTGGAGCTGGCGGTGGCGGAACTGACGTAG
- a CDS encoding molybdopterin molybdotransferase MoeA, translating into MLERVRPGSLEHLALESAGGRVLAQPVHAATDLPSFAQSAMDGYALAASGEAPAGSRFRLAGVSRAGGVLPPPLRPGEATRVYTGAPVPEGATRVAIQEIVSVAGDVIELQKPVAPGLYVRPAGGDVAAGAEALAAGTPLGSAALALLRALGVEFVGVHRAPRVSLVASGDELCGDPAALQPGQVLESSSAGVREALRREGLALASLRMTRDTREAHLRALGAALEESEVLLVAGGVSVGDFDLVRPTLQELGVETVFWRVRQRPGGPLYFGAHGGKLVFGLPGNPASTLVCFHEYVLPALRRALGHAHPRLPRIPVRLEERVSKPPGKTHFARARLRAGAEGWRATLDPQQDSHTLRSFARAHGLVVLAAERERFERGETVPCDLLPGASPEVVA; encoded by the coding sequence GTGCTGGAGCGCGTCCGACCCGGGTCGCTGGAGCACCTGGCCCTCGAATCCGCGGGCGGGCGGGTCCTGGCGCAGCCCGTCCACGCCGCCACGGACCTTCCGTCCTTCGCACAGTCCGCCATGGACGGGTACGCGCTGGCCGCCTCGGGCGAGGCCCCCGCGGGTTCCCGGTTCCGGCTGGCCGGTGTCTCGCGCGCCGGTGGTGTCCTGCCCCCTCCACTTCGTCCGGGCGAGGCCACCCGCGTCTACACCGGGGCGCCGGTGCCGGAGGGGGCCACGCGCGTGGCGATCCAGGAGATCGTGAGCGTCGCCGGCGACGTCATCGAGCTGCAGAAGCCGGTGGCCCCGGGGCTGTACGTGCGCCCGGCGGGCGGCGACGTGGCGGCTGGCGCCGAGGCGCTTGCGGCCGGCACGCCGCTGGGCTCCGCGGCGCTGGCGCTGCTGCGCGCGCTGGGGGTGGAGTTCGTGGGGGTTCACCGCGCGCCGCGCGTGTCCCTGGTGGCCAGCGGCGACGAGCTGTGCGGAGATCCCGCCGCGCTGCAGCCGGGACAGGTGCTGGAGTCGAGTTCCGCCGGCGTGCGCGAGGCGCTGCGCCGCGAGGGGCTGGCCCTGGCCTCGCTGCGCATGACCCGCGACACGCGCGAGGCGCACCTGCGCGCCCTGGGAGCGGCCCTGGAGGAGAGCGAGGTGCTGCTGGTGGCCGGCGGGGTGTCGGTGGGCGATTTCGACCTGGTGCGCCCCACGCTGCAGGAGCTGGGTGTGGAGACGGTGTTCTGGCGCGTGCGGCAGCGCCCCGGCGGGCCGCTGTATTTCGGCGCGCACGGTGGAAAGCTGGTCTTCGGCCTGCCGGGCAATCCGGCCTCCACCCTCGTGTGCTTCCACGAGTACGTGCTGCCCGCGTTGCGGCGCGCCCTGGGCCACGCGCATCCGCGGCTGCCGCGCATTCCGGTGCGGCTGGAGGAGCGCGTGAGCAAGCCGCCGGGAAAGACCCACTTTGCGCGCGCCCGGTTGCGCGCCGGCGCGGAAGGCTGGCGGGCGACGCTGGATCCGCAGCAGGATTCGCACACCCTGCGTTCGTTCGCGCGCGCGCACGGGCTGGTGGTGCTGGCGGCGGAGCGGGAGCGGTTCGAGCGCGGCGAGACGGTGCCGTGCGACCTGCTGCCGGGGGCGTCGCCGGAGGTGGTGGCGTGA